In one window of Miscanthus floridulus cultivar M001 chromosome 12, ASM1932011v1, whole genome shotgun sequence DNA:
- the LOC136498640 gene encoding RING-H2 finger protein ATL73-like has translation MQPMQLHKWTLKKAGFVHKDMEYPRRTLLHTPFSGHPSGPSQPLDGAAATDGGAPGSNFDANIVMILAVLLCALICALGLNSIVRCALRCTSQMVVGPEPNQVTRLAQSGMRRKALRAMPILVYSAGLKLNAANPMCAICLSDFEAGEHVRVLPKCNHGFHVRCIDRWLLVRSTCPTCRQSLSGVQQKASGCSEASRAEPEPAPARSGLALLRPEGLVTPYDF, from the exons ATGCAACCGATGCAGCTACACAAATG GACTCTGAAGAAAGCTGGGTTTGTGCACAAGGACATGGAGTACCCAAGAAGGACACTGCTGCACACTCCATTCTCTGGTCATCCCTCTGGTCCAAGCCAGCCATTAGATGGAGCCGCGGCCACAGATGGTGGGGCTCCAGGAAGCAACTTCGATGCAAACATCGTCATGATCCTGGCTGTTCTTCTGTGCGCACTGATCTGCGCTCTTGGGCTCAACTCCATCGTTCGGTGTGCACTGCGGTGCACGAGCCAGATGGTGGTGGGCCCTGAACCAAACCAGGTGACGCGGCTTGCTCAGAGCGGGATGAGGAGGAAGGCCCTCCGAGCCATGCCGATCCTGGTCTACTCGGCTGGGCTGAAGCTCAATGCTGCTAACCCGATGTGCGCAATCTGCCTTTCAGACTTTGAGGCAGGGGAGCATGTCAGGGTCCTCCCCAAATGCAACCATGGCTTCCATGTCCGGTGCATCGACCGGTGGCTGCTGGTGCGGTCGACATGCCCAACGTGTCGGCAATCCCTGTCTGGAGTGCAGCAAAAGGCCTCTGGCTGCTCTGAGGCGAGTCGGGCTGAGCCAGAGCCTGCACCTGCTCGCTCTGGCCTTGCGCTGCTCAGACCTGAAGGTTTGGTCACTCCTTATGATTTTTAG
- the LOC136495778 gene encoding uncharacterized protein — MVENRSMVEHAHEIQTLAKELKHFPCLLPDKFVAGGIIAKLPPSWRNFATSLKHKRQEFSVTELIRSLDVEERVRAKDNRGKGVESSAANMVQKKNSFASRNKKKKNMQENNNAKPKQTAQFKKKNNKKGGGCFVCGSDEHWASACPDRKYKQEKKSANMVISETGGGTSGPT, encoded by the exons atggttgaaaaccgttctatGGTCGAACATGCTCATGAGATACAGACGCTAGCGAAGGAACTAAAACATTTCCCATGtctgttgcccgacaagtttgtggccggcggtataatcgctaagttgccaccttcttggaggaattttgctacttctctaaaacacaagagacaagagtttagcgtgacTGAGCTTAttagatctcttgatgttgaggagagggtgagagcaaaagacaaccgtggaaaaggagttgagtcttccgctgccaatatggtgcagaagaaaaactcatttgcatctcgtaataaaaagaagaagaatatgcaagagaacaacaatgcaaagcctaagcagactgcacagtttaagaagaaaaacaataagaaaggtggaggatgctttgtttgcgggagtgatgagcattgggcaagtgcatgcccagaccgcaaatataaacaagaaaagaaatcagcaaacatggtcattagcgagactggaggaggaacatctgg gccgacatga
- the LOC136495391 gene encoding histone H3.2, with the protein MARTKQTARKSTGGKAPRKQLATKAARKSAPATGGVKKPHRFRPGTVALREIRKYQKSTELLIRKLPFQRLVREIAQDFKTDLRFQSSAVAALQEAAEAYLVGLFEDTNLCAIHAKRVTIMPKDIQLARRIRGERA; encoded by the coding sequence atggcccgcacgaagcagacggcGCGCAAGTCGACCGGCGGCAAGGCGCCGCGGAAGCAGCTGGCCACCAAGGCGGCGCGCAAGTCGGCGCCGGCCACCGGCGGCGTGAAGAAGCCGCACAGGTTCCGCCCCGGCACCGTCGCGCTCCGGGAGATCCGCAAGTACCAGAAGAGCACGGAGCTGCTCATCCGGAAGCTCCCCTTCCAGCGGCTAGTCCGGGAGATCGCGCAGGACTTCAAGACGGACCTGCGGTTCCAGTCCTCGGCTGTGGCGGCGCTGCAGGAGGCCGCCGAGGCGTACCTGGTGGGGCTCTTCGAGGACACCAACCTCTGCGCCATCCACGCCAAGAGGGTCACGATCATGCCCAAGGACATCCAGCTCGCGCGCCGCATCAGGGGCGAGAGGGCCTGA